A single genomic interval of Luteolibacter sp. Y139 harbors:
- a CDS encoding recombinase family protein codes for MRVSTSEQAEDGRAGLLRQREEVARVIQSKGYALAHQIELVDVSGTATLFAPEVQDLLVRIERKELDVVVTSEMSRLLRPDDLSSFSLLETCKQNGVIIDVGGSAQDLNSPEGFVLSGILALMSGSERMTMRKRLEASREAKRAAGLCPSPKITLPLGVEFLRGNENRWIYTSDVAPVIEAFRIVDEEGVRNLTEIGRRTGLHPRNVRYLLANTIYKGIRSITKMRSSEKAIGPTGRQKDRKKIERPEHRCLFVRVFRSEDQAVSDERFDRVQRVLESIRESHTVVVHERHRGSMLTGVGFCGLCSLRLAGKTRSRYLADGSKSSGHYVCSSQLGVLKNPVPRCSNSWVAKEHLDALASKFLECCLDDPEFTSSILNFAREKQSNIVGFSIEEATKAKLDDLSRRDARIMAAIESGAMDVHEAKQARLRLQTQRQALLATIERTTAPDPGQVELQGIAGKIANGKAAWLKLVTPREKKEFVAKLFSELYFRDQELTAFRLAPGLVGGGVWKFASDMPVILETPFRITDPDPEVPEGMRRCPTCKEIKEFPAQFYGDRPRCRKCARAACKARHERKRREAGK; via the coding sequence GTGCGGGTCTCTACGTCGGAACAGGCCGAAGACGGGCGCGCCGGCCTGCTCCGTCAGCGCGAGGAAGTGGCCCGTGTGATCCAGTCGAAGGGTTATGCGTTGGCCCACCAGATCGAGTTGGTGGACGTGAGCGGCACCGCCACGTTGTTCGCTCCGGAGGTTCAAGATCTCCTGGTTCGGATCGAGCGTAAGGAATTGGACGTTGTCGTTACGTCCGAGATGTCGCGACTGCTTCGCCCAGACGACCTCTCCAGCTTCTCGCTCCTGGAGACATGCAAGCAGAACGGCGTCATCATCGATGTCGGTGGGTCCGCGCAGGATCTCAATAGCCCAGAAGGCTTCGTCCTGAGCGGGATCCTGGCGCTGATGTCCGGGAGCGAGAGAATGACCATGCGGAAGCGCCTCGAAGCCTCTCGCGAGGCCAAGAGAGCAGCCGGCCTTTGTCCCAGTCCTAAAATCACCCTGCCCCTCGGCGTGGAGTTCCTGAGAGGGAACGAGAACAGGTGGATTTACACGTCTGACGTTGCGCCAGTCATTGAGGCGTTCCGAATCGTGGATGAGGAGGGCGTCAGGAACCTAACCGAAATTGGGCGGAGAACCGGCCTGCATCCCCGGAACGTCCGCTACCTTCTGGCCAACACGATCTACAAAGGAATCCGTTCGATCACCAAGATGCGGTCGAGTGAGAAGGCCATCGGGCCCACGGGCCGTCAAAAAGACAGGAAAAAAATCGAGCGGCCTGAACATCGTTGTCTCTTTGTTCGAGTGTTCAGGTCCGAGGATCAAGCCGTCTCCGACGAGAGGTTCGATCGCGTTCAACGGGTCTTGGAGTCGATTCGTGAGTCGCACACGGTCGTCGTTCACGAACGGCATCGCGGGTCGATGTTGACGGGCGTTGGGTTCTGCGGTCTGTGTTCGCTCAGGCTGGCCGGGAAGACCCGAAGTCGGTATTTGGCCGATGGGTCGAAGAGTTCGGGGCACTACGTTTGCAGTAGTCAGCTCGGCGTTTTGAAGAACCCGGTGCCGAGGTGCAGCAATTCGTGGGTGGCCAAGGAACATCTCGATGCCTTGGCCTCGAAGTTCCTGGAATGCTGCCTGGACGATCCGGAGTTCACCTCCTCCATCCTGAACTTCGCACGGGAGAAACAGTCGAACATCGTAGGTTTCTCCATAGAGGAAGCGACTAAAGCCAAGCTCGACGACCTTTCGCGACGGGACGCGCGCATCATGGCGGCGATTGAATCCGGGGCTATGGACGTCCATGAAGCGAAGCAGGCAAGGCTGAGACTTCAGACCCAACGTCAGGCCTTGCTTGCCACAATTGAGCGGACGACAGCCCCTGATCCGGGACAGGTGGAGCTTCAGGGGATCGCCGGCAAGATCGCCAACGGGAAGGCAGCGTGGCTGAAGCTCGTGACTCCACGGGAGAAGAAGGAATTCGTCGCGAAGCTCTTTAGCGAGCTGTACTTCAGAGATCAGGAACTCACCGCATTCCGACTCGCGCCCGGATTGGTCGGTGGTGGGGTCTGGAAGTTTGCCTCCGATATGCCGGTGATCCTGGAGACGCCCTTCCGAATCACCGATCCCGACCCTGAGGTTCCGGAAGGTATGCGTCGCTGCCCGACCTGCAAGGAGATCAAGGAGTTTCCGGCGCAGTTCTATGGTGACCGTCCTCGGTGTAGGAAATGCGCCAGAGCAGCCTGCAAAGCCCGGCACGAACGGAAACGCCGGGAGGCTGGCAAATAG
- a CDS encoding recombinase family protein gives MNSEQPSKWVCYYRCSTDEQGRSGLGVAGQRATVAGFLANKPGEVILELTEIESGRKANRPKLMEALEVCRKRKAHLVIAKLDRLARSVRIISTLMDSGVSFSACDMPLANRFVLHIYSAVAEEEARLISERTKSALLAAKNLGIDIGATGRVLAAKHKQQATERAEDYRKLVADLRSSGFATVRGLRDALNEREVASPGGGRWHIRNTFLLLRRLGLAA, from the coding sequence ATGAACTCCGAACAACCGTCAAAGTGGGTTTGCTACTACAGGTGCTCTACCGACGAACAGGGGCGCTCGGGCCTAGGGGTCGCAGGGCAGCGAGCAACGGTAGCTGGGTTCTTGGCTAACAAACCGGGGGAGGTGATCCTGGAGTTGACCGAGATCGAAAGCGGGAGGAAGGCAAATCGGCCCAAGCTCATGGAAGCTCTGGAGGTGTGCCGGAAGCGCAAGGCTCACCTCGTGATCGCGAAGCTCGACCGTCTGGCGCGTAGCGTCAGGATCATCAGCACGCTGATGGATAGTGGCGTCTCCTTCTCAGCATGTGATATGCCTTTGGCAAATCGCTTCGTCTTGCATATCTATAGTGCTGTCGCCGAGGAGGAGGCCCGGCTAATTTCAGAAAGGACAAAAAGCGCACTTTTGGCTGCGAAAAATCTCGGAATTGATATTGGGGCCACTGGCCGGGTGCTTGCTGCTAAGCACAAACAGCAGGCCACGGAACGGGCCGAGGACTACCGGAAACTCGTGGCGGACCTCCGCTCCTCTGGCTTCGCTACCGTCCGCGGCCTTCGAGACGCCCTGAACGAGCGAGAGGTCGCCTCGCCTGGCGGAGGACGCTGGCACATCCGAAACACATTCTTGCTGCTGCGGAGGCTCGGGCTCGCGGCGTAA